One Trichoderma atroviride chromosome 7, complete sequence DNA segment encodes these proteins:
- a CDS encoding uncharacterized protein (EggNog:ENOG41) — protein MDSSRNISGNVIGDNAVIFQGNFNYNTDSSNLESAFLERISRTDPSYDKRRILDLKGPLLYESFSWILNHDDFSKWRYSKESGVFWIKGDPGKGKTMLLCGIIEGLENIPGINFGYFFCQATDSRINTAQAVVGGLLRFFLERGTKLLELICEKFKDKLDQLSGPNAWEVLRDIFEMVVQDPMLPDPICIVDALDECEHGCKSLLSLIVKTSPRVKWLVSSRNIKDIERKLQSIDPSQRLSLELGGNAFYVSQSVDAYINKSIQDIEALAHNASLRASTANVLKSKANGTYLWVSLVVGQLQNTDQRNVKHILNKMPEGLESLYGLIMTQSYERLGQEDREAYLIILSTITTAKRPLQLEELLTFTKFQWKFSENIYSTRDIQDLVKDCGAFLSIRDNYVYFIHQSAKDYIMDNASKLIFPLGIQFQHARMAQTSLYTLSATLTYDIYNLKAPGTEIKEVSPPCPDPLAPVAYCCEFWVNHLVHSCESNESEPNKSKSEELFKENGIIHSFLKDKFLCWIEALALLRKLTPQGVGAVLKLRTLVGDMAHSKQGSETSRLRVFMDDACRFSLQYEDIVGYRPLQIYYSAMVFDDKDTIIYQTFQQTIRAEFPNAPTITKGPHYPLSLKQVMEFDNRNERLFSLCFSPDSILLGTLSWTSGSPRFSLWRADSGALEQVIEMESDEQCETEYPEKDLECYVAFTPDLKHLVSVSSTGVVQRWVINSGFRIQRYSLPLRTRVYPFEHKYDVEDVQLLDFLEERVIALSQNGDLIASAHRTSSSGIHSVKIWSTKAGDCLFEIEQSVKVKDYVFYTMLSVFSPNSALLALIDESNIRIYCTQTGKEIHRLAEKFEMPLGEGTSSTAKAKFLPDSQSLARVDFHDIDVVQIGTWKTIWHETRDLLDISLIEDFDISPDSTIFLLLTEFYLAMWSIANGTQLLKVSTAESLVAFSPHWPASSFALVSSSSSSIRLWQVYTSNTRATVNELVDPRSVSISPNKKFVAGAGVEQDNLMIWSTDSGKCIKVFESGDHNTQLISPIFSPNSNLLACGDLKSGDVRVWSISTGKCIHISKGSHGALSKAVFSPDSKVIAYIHGDYFRPGNVCVWHISTGKFSRLINGPSGMTAVFSDDSRHLFLRVDEGLSIWVYCMESDQCVYQYTCRKEQCYIHEMIISPGSKYIALALGRDNEVQVWDWRTNHCVYAFKCRSNLAYDGGYDEYEAEDLVFSSDSTVLAAIYSVPGGYEAQIYEIATSRCSAPIAIAKNDWFRGYHKPSFDP, from the exons ATGGATAGTTCTCGTAACATTTCGGGAAATGTCATTGGAGACAATGCTGTAATCTTTCAGGGCAACTTCAATTACAACACTG ACTCCTCGAATTTAGAGTCTGCATTTCTTGAAAGAATCAGTCGAACGGATCCTTCCTATGATAAAAGGCGAATTTTAGATCTCAAAGGTCCCTTGCTCTACGAGTCTTTTAGTTGGATCCTAAACCATGACGACTTTAGCAAGTGGCGCTATAGCAAAGAGAGCGGCGTATTTTGGATTAAGGGAGATCCCGGAAAGGGAAAGACAATGCTCCTTTGCGGCATTATTGAAGGCCTAGAGAACATTCCCGGAATCAATTTTGGGTATTTTTTCTGCCAAGCCACTGATTCCAGGATCAATACTGCTCAGGCTGTTGTTGGAGGCTTGTTACGTTTCTTTTTAGAGCGAGGCACAAAGCTCCTTGAGCTTATCTGCGAAAAGTTCAAAGATAAGCTGGATCAACTCAGTGGACCCAATGCATGGGAAGTTTTGCGCGACATATTCGAAATGGTTGTTCAAGATCCGATGTTGCCAGACCCTATCTGTATTGTTGATGCTCTGGATGAGTGTGAACACGGCTGCAAATCGCTTCTAAGTTTGATCGTCAAAACAAGCCCCCGCGTTAAGTGGCTAGTTTCAAGTCGAAACATTAAAGATATCGAGCGGAAATTGCAGTCGATTGACCCTTCCCAAAGATTAAGTCTTGAGCTAGGAGGAAACGCTTTTTATGTCTCCCAGTCTGTTGACGCATATATCAACAAATCGATACAGGATATTGAGGCACTAGCACATAACGCGAGTCTTCGAGCTTCCACAGCCAATGTCctgaaaagcaaagcaaacggCACATACCTCTGGGTTTCTCTTGTGGTTGGGCAACTACAAAACACAGACCAGCGGAATGTGAAACACATACTTAACAAAATGCCAGAGGGTCTAGAAAGCCTCTATGGCTTGATTATGACTCAATCTTACGAAAGATTAGGTCAAGAAGATAGAGAAGCCTATCTTATAATACTTTCAACTATTACCACAGCCAAAAGACCCCTACAGCTTGAAGAGCTTTTAACTTTTACGAAGTTTCAGTGGAAATTTAGCGAAAACATATACAGCACTCGCGATATACAAGATCTCGTCAAAGATTGTGGTGCATTTTTATCTATAAGAGATAATTATGTTTACTTCATTCACCAATCAGCGAAAGATTATATCATGGACAACGCCTCTAAATTAATATTCCCTTTAGGAATTCAATTCCAACACGCTAGAATGGCTCAGACATCGTTATATACGCTATCTGCCACTCTCACATACGATATATACAATCTCAAAGCTCCTGGTACAGAGATAAAAGAAGTATCTCCACCATGCCCTGATCCTTTGGCTCCCGTAGCATATTGCTGTGAATTTTGGGTCAACCATCTAGTACACAGTTGCGAATCCAACGAATCGGAACCCAACAAATCGAAATCTGAGGAGCTTTTCAAAGAAAACGGAATTATTCACTCCTTTCTGAAGGATAAATTCCTTTGTTGGATAGAAGCTCTAGCTCTCTTACGTAAACTTACGCCACAAGGAGTGGGTGCTGTTCTTAAGCTCAGGACACTGGTTGGTGACATGGCACACTCGAAACAGGGGAGCGAGACGAGCCGCCTTAGGGTATTTATGGATGACGCATGTCGATTTTCTCTGCAATATGAAGACATCGTGGGGTACCGGCCACTGCAGATTTATTACTCGGCCATGGTCTTTGATGACAAGGACACTATAATCTATCAAACGTTTCAGCAAACCATACGGGCTGAGTTTCCGAATGCTCCTACCATCACAAAGGGACCACACTACCCGTTGTCTCTGAAACAGGTCATGGAATTTGATAACAGAAACGAAAGATTATTCTCGCTGTGCTTTTCCCCTGATTCCATTTTATTAGGCACTTTATCATGGACTTCGGGCTCACCTCGCTTTTCGCTCTGGAGAGCAGATTCAGGAGCCTTAGAGCAAGTGATCGAAATGGAATCAGATGAACAATGCGAGACAGAATATCCTGAGAAGGATTTAGAATGTTATGTCGCCTTTACGCCTGACCTAAAGCACTTGGTTTCGGTATCTAGCACAGGTGTTGTGCAAAGATGGGTTATCAATAGCGGTTTCCGAATACAGCGTTACTCTTTACCGCTCAGAACGCGCGTATACCCCTTTGAACATAAGTACGATGTGGAAGACGTTCAACTACTCGATTTTCTTGAAGAAAGAGTAATTGCTTTATCACAAAATGGCGATCTGATAGCATCGGCCCATCGCACATCCTCGAGTGGAATACACTCAGTTAAGATATGGTCAACAAAAGCTGGCGACTGCTTATTTGAAATCGAACAGTCGGTCAAGGTTAAAGATTATGTTTTTTACACCATGCTTTCAGTTTTCTCACCAAACTCTGCCCTATTAGCACTGATAGATGAGTCTAATATCAGGATCTACTGTACTCAGACTGGAAAAGAAATTCATCGTCTGGCTGAGAAATTCGAAATGCCTTTAGGAGAGGGTACGTCATCGACGGCCAAAGCTAAATTTTTGCCAGATTCTCAGAGTCTGGCCCGCGTTGATTTTCATGATATCGATGTTGTTCAGATTGGAACGTGGAAAACAATATGGCACGAAACAAGAGACTTGTTAGACATTAGCCTGATTGAAGACTTTGACATCTCGCCCGACTCAACGATATTTCTGTTACTCACTGAGTTTTATCTAGCAATGTGGAGCATCGCGAATGGAACTCAGTTATTAAAAGTTTCAACAGCTGAAAGCCTTGTCGCTTTCTCTCCCCATTGGCCAGCTTCATCGTTTGCTCTtgtatcttcttcttcgtctagCATCCGGCTTTGGCAGGTTTATACAAGTAACACTCGGGCTACTGTGAACGAACTTGTTGACCCTCGTTCTGTGAGTATATCACCAAACAAAAAATTTGTTGCTGGGGCGGGTGTTGAGCAGGACAATCTCATGATATGGAGTACAGATAGCGGCAAGTGCATCAAGGTTTTCGAAAGTGGCGATCACAATACCCAACTTATTAGTCCAATCTTTTCTCCCAACTCAAACCTTCTGGCATGCGGAGATCTGAAATCTGGCGATGTTCGTGTCTGGAGCATCAGTACTGGAAAGTGCATCCATATATCTAAAGGCAGCCATGGAGCTTTGAGCAAAGCAGTCTTCTCGCCCGATTCGAAAGTCATTGCATACATACATGGTGATTACTTCAGACCAGGCAATGTCTGTGTCTGGCACATTAGCACTGGGAAGTTCAGTCGCCTAATTAATGGTCCAAGCGGCATGACTGCAGTCTTTTCAGATGATTCGAGGCACCTATTTCTCCGAGTTGACGAAGGGTTGTCTATATGGGTCTACTGCATGGAGTCTGACCAATGCGTGTATCAGTACACATGCCGCAAAGAGCAATGTTACATTCACGAAATGATTATTTCTCCCGGTTCAAAGTATATAGCCTTGGCATTGGGACGCGATAATGAGGTGCAAGTCTGGGACTGGCGTACGAATCACTGCGTCTATGCGTTCAAGTGCAGATCAAATCTTGCTTATGATGGTGGTTATGATGAATATGAAGCTGAAgatcttgtcttttcttctgatTCAACCGTTTTGGCAGCCATCTACAGTGTGCCAGGTGGATATGAAGCACAAATTTATGAAATCGCCACCAGTCGTTGCTCGGCTCCCATTGCAATTGCAAAGAATGACTGGTTTCGCGGGTACCATAAACCATCATTTGATCCA taa
- a CDS encoding uncharacterized protein (EggNog:ENOG41), with amino-acid sequence MITRPVTAALGCCGCRNAILRAVSSRPLPAIGQSAARGMRPVPGAILRTFPPSKQFGTAAQNAKDAQARPDIEQQIIEEEIDDDAFDDDDPENPWFLDVEPPKHAPLQHIASLPKVPEGAPHLLEPMIKYVHEDMGLDDLTMLDLRDLDTPAALGPNLIMIFGTARSERHLHVSAGRFVRWLRRHHQVGARADGLIGPGELKTKLRRLRKKAKMLGTNTTILPGADNGISTGWVCVNFATHDHGVQESSNFDDSGRFSGFGAPLTGSTVVVQCMTESRRNELDLETLWRGILKRNLEEMQRVRGKTTSDPSEIEALVSSRIQLPDNPAAHQWQKLKLASQQQRQFSTMARRLQARTQRSESQATAIHSETLVTEDQPGTPSFDLNALRRHIHDFQVAGTPVSQETIQSLISAVFQAPAAGGDTASERLALVDQLNLVAEERGISVISQEWLITLIESIVTSPAYGEELQGALTNIEYLLSNRRGNILSNEQVLRLMTAYAHQLDWDRFWNAFRIPSRFQTPRSPELYELAYRVLASTGDRKLCTDALRWVYPEMLKEEPKIWPVGSLYMSLKACILVADPGAESLLHHPPPQDSLDVLGQRQLMHREFLRVLREVENLRHHHAGEQARAHRAEALRKISGEMPSNH; translated from the coding sequence ATGATTACTCGCCCGGTGACTGCGGCGCTGGGGTGCTGCGGCTGTCGAAATGCCATCCTGAGGGCTGTTTCGTCCAGGCCACTGCCGGCCATTGGACAATCGGCGGCGCGGGGAATGAGACCAGTGCCCGGCGCAATACTGCGAACTTTTCCGCCAAGCAAGCAGTTTGGGACCGCTGCGCAAAATGCCAAAGACGCACAAGCAAGGCCAGATATCGAGCAACAGATAATCGAGGAGGAAATCGATGACGACGCtttcgatgacgacgacccTGAAAACCCGTGGTTTCTGGATGTTGAACCGCCCAAACATGCTCCGCTCCAGCACATCGCTTCGCTGCCAAAAGTGCCCGAAGGCGCTCCTCATCTCCTCGAGCCGATGATAAAATACGTACACGAAGACATGGGACTGGACGATTTGACAATGCTGGATCTCCGCGACCTCGATACACCTGCTGCGCTTGGCCCCAATCTCATCATGATTTTTGGGACAGCGCGAAGTGAAAGACACTTGCACGTTTCTGCAGGTCGCTTTGTACGATGGCTTCGAAGACATCACCAAGTGGGCGCCCGAGCGGACGGCTTGATTGGGCCAGGGGAACTCAAGACGAAGCTCCGCCGGCTGaggaaaaaggcaaagatgctTGGTACCAACACTACAATCTTGCCTGGCGCCGACAATGGCATCTCAACGGGATGGGTCTGTGTCAATTTTGCGACGCATGACCACGGAGTACAAGAGTCTTCGAATTTCGACGACAGTGGGCGGTTTTCAGGATTTGGCGCCCCGCTGACGGGATCAACCGTCGTCGTGCAATGTATGACTGAGTCGAGGCGGAACGAACTTGACTTGGAAACGCTTTGGAGGGGCATATTGAAGCGGAACCTCGAAGAGATGCAGAGAGTGAGGGGAAAGACGACATCGGACCCCTCAGAAATTGAGGCTTTGGTCTCATCAAGAATCCAATTGCCCGACAACCCTGCCGCCCATCAGTGGCAGAAACTAAAACTAGCTTCTCAACAACAACGCCAGTTTTCAACCATGGCGCGACGCCTTCAAGCTCGTACTCAGCGTAGTGAGTCTCAGGCGACTGCAATTCATTCTGAAACTCTAGTAACAGAAGATCAGCCGGGTACCCCTTCCTTTGATCTGAATGCGCTGCGACGGCACATACACGATTTCCAGGTAGCTGGAACTCCTGTAAGCCAAGAAACGATTCAAAGTCTCATCTCCGCAGTATTTCAAGCCCCAGCAGCTGGGGGAGACACAGCGTCAGAGAGGCTAGCTCTTGTAGATCAGCTCAATCTGGTAGCTGAAGAGCGTGGAATTTCCGTCATCTCTCAAGAGTGGCTAATTACGCTCATTGAGAGCATCGTCACCTCTCCGGCATACGGTGAAGAGCTGCAAGGCGCACTAACAAATATCGAATATCTTCTATCCaacagaagaggaaataTCTTGAGTAATGAGCAAGTTTTGCGGCTCATGACAGCGTATGCGCATCAACTCGACTGGGACAGATTCTGGAACGCTTTCCGCATACCATCCCGGTTTCAAACGCCTCGATCGCCGGAACTCTATGAGCTTGCCTATCGCGTCTTGGCGTCCACTGGCGATAGAAAGCTGTGCACCGATGCTTTGCGCTGGGTGTATCCCGAGATGCTCAAGGAAGAGCCCAAAATATGGCCTGTCGGATCACTTTACATGTCATTGAAAGCATGCATTCTAGTTGCGGACCCGGGCGCCGAAAGTTTGCTGCATCATCCTCCACCACAAGATTCACTGGATGTGTTGGGCCAACGGCAGCTGATGCATCGAGAATTTCTGCGCGTCTTGAGAGAAGTTGAAAATTTGCGGCACCATCACGCTGGAGAGCAGGCCAGAGCACATAGAGCGGAGGCGCTACGCAAAATATCTGGAGAGATGCCGTCTAACCATTAG
- a CDS encoding uncharacterized protein (EggNog:ENOG41~TransMembrane:1 (o199-217i)) produces MSLNNVDTTEVAKIASGNKMCGFILSGLNSNSTEDNQDDASKGGNCDFFSPQCRQDLQSAALDSATDCGSPTIPDSCNDWLGLSPSGDGVLQMVTFDFTEKLLTGSRFFTFGSAPASENDETEYDTAIRNIWPVVFTWSHTSGTPPDNTTKGASTLRCLRPNNIASGSRDPNAPKKGGNGDDGDKGNGDHPGAASINSMPSLGAMLLLTASASWFMLL; encoded by the exons ATGAGTCTCAACAACGTGGACACAACAGAAGTCGCCAAAATTGCGAGTGGCAACAAGATGTGCGGCTTCATCCTGTCTGGTCTCAATTCCAACTCGACAGAAGACAACCAGGATGATGCGAGCAAAGGCGGGAACTGtgatttcttctctccgcAGTGCCGACAGGACTTGCAGAGCGCGGCCCTGGACAGCGCAACTGACTGTGGTTCACCCACTATACCAGACTCTTGCAACGACTGGCTCGGCCTGTCCCCGTCTGGAGACGGAGTTTTGCAAATGGTTACTTTTG ATTTTACCGAGAAACTGCTCACCGGCAGCCGCTTTTTTACCTTTGGCTCAGCACCAGCGTCGGAGAATGACGAAACTGAGTACGATACTGCCATTAGGAACATCTGGCCTGTAGTCTTCACGTGGAGCCACACTTCCGGTACGCCACCAGACAACACCACCAAGGGCGCATCAACGTTGCGCTGCCTCCGTCCCAACAACATTGCCAGCGGTAGCCGAGACCCCAATGCTCCCAAAAAGGGAGGCAATGGGGACGATGGAGACAAGGGAAATGGTGATCATCCCGGTGCTGCTAGTATCAATTCTATGCCTAGTCTTGGggcgatgctgttgctgacgGCTTCCGCCTCTTGGTTTATGCTATTGTAA
- a CDS encoding uncharacterized protein (EggNog:ENOG41~SECRETED:SignalP(1-22)), with product MYSQALLPVLTVCTVLFPSIAASTLSTHEPFCPPRPATDSEQAMIWKIFIHEFYDELQIKATYDKFVASNLIQHNTNTPDGRDAAVSVIEGLLEGSQLDRVHTVVQDNFAFIHVKITPKTGPIGAFADLYRMEGTCIVEHWDVIQSLPPNATNPHPLF from the coding sequence ATGTACTCCCAAGCCTTGTTGCCAGTCTTGACCGTCTGTACGGTCTTATTTCCTTCGATAGCAGCATCCACATTGTCGACACATGAACCGTTCTGCCCGCCCCGTCCTGCTACAGATAGCGAACAGGCCATGATTTGGAAGATATTCATTCATGAATTTTATGACGAGCTTCAGATTAAAGCCACTTACGACAAATTTGTCGCTTCCAACCTCATTCAACACAACACCAACACACCTGATGGTCGCGACGCTGCTGTGTCAGTCATCGAGGGACTACTGGAAGGGTCACAGCTGGACAGAGTTCACACAGTTGTACAGGACAACTTTGCATTTATTCACGTAAAGATAACACCAAAGACGGGTCCCATCGGTGCGTTCGCCGACCTGTACAGGATGGAGGGTACCTGTATTGTGGAGCATTGGGATGTCATTCAAAGTCTGCCGCCAAATGCCACAAATCCGCATCCATTGTTCTAA